One segment of Opitutaceae bacterium DNA contains the following:
- a CDS encoding MFS transporter, which yields MDAEGRKLWTVGTLTYTTGALAVLFGWLLWGDFAWQLKERSAIPVVQIMLKTFKSSDFLTGLFLATLPALIGIIAQPIISYRSDRHRGRWGRRIPYLLLTTPMATASMFSLAFSPHIGAWIHNELGLAPESLNFSILLVMGLSWTVFEFATLAANVVFGALINDVVPRGIIGRFFGMFRAVSLLTGIFFNYFLMGKVEGHFTIIFSALGAAYGLGFTLMCLFVKEGDYPPPSEPDSTGSRGFVAAARSYMRDCFSRSYYVWAIVSMALAMVAFLPVNMYSVFAAKSFDLSMDAYGKYLAATYACSLLLSFPLGWLADRFHPIRVGLAALAIYTVVMVIAFAGIHGPAAFGVFFLFHGVLSGCYLTGAAALGQMLYPKIKYAQYASAVAAAQALFTILLGPVLGGFLDLMHHEYRYIFAAGGIISFAALASGYVVYRGFMRFGGPGGYQAPE from the coding sequence GTGGACGCGGAAGGCAGGAAGCTCTGGACGGTCGGCACGCTGACGTACACCACCGGCGCACTTGCCGTTCTCTTCGGCTGGCTGCTGTGGGGAGACTTCGCCTGGCAGCTCAAGGAGCGCTCGGCGATTCCGGTCGTGCAGATCATGCTGAAGACGTTCAAGTCGTCGGATTTTCTCACGGGCCTTTTTCTCGCCACGCTGCCTGCGTTGATCGGGATCATCGCACAACCCATCATCAGCTATCGCAGCGACAGGCACCGTGGAAGGTGGGGACGTCGAATCCCGTACCTTCTGCTCACCACGCCCATGGCCACGGCGAGCATGTTCAGCCTGGCTTTCAGCCCCCATATTGGAGCGTGGATCCACAATGAGCTTGGCCTGGCTCCGGAGTCGCTCAACTTTTCGATTCTCCTGGTGATGGGGCTGTCCTGGACGGTCTTCGAATTCGCAACTCTGGCGGCGAATGTGGTTTTCGGCGCACTCATCAACGATGTCGTGCCGCGCGGGATCATCGGCCGGTTTTTCGGCATGTTCCGCGCGGTGAGCCTGCTGACGGGAATTTTCTTCAATTATTTCCTGATGGGAAAGGTGGAGGGCCATTTCACCATCATTTTTTCCGCACTGGGAGCCGCCTACGGCCTGGGTTTCACGCTGATGTGCTTGTTCGTGAAGGAGGGGGATTACCCGCCTCCTTCAGAGCCCGACTCGACTGGATCAAGGGGGTTCGTGGCGGCGGCGCGATCCTACATGCGGGACTGCTTTTCGAGGTCCTACTACGTGTGGGCGATCGTTTCCATGGCGCTGGCCATGGTCGCATTTCTGCCGGTCAACATGTACAGCGTGTTCGCCGCAAAATCGTTTGATCTGTCGATGGACGCCTATGGCAAGTACCTCGCTGCGACCTATGCCTGCTCGCTCCTGCTGTCATTTCCGCTGGGCTGGCTTGCCGATCGTTTCCATCCCATCCGCGTCGGACTTGCGGCGCTTGCCATCTACACGGTCGTCATGGTGATTGCGTTTGCCGGAATCCACGGACCCGCCGCGTTTGGCGTCTTCTTTCTGTTTCACGGCGTGCTGTCCGGCTGCTATCTGACCGGCGCGGCGGCACTCGGGCAGATGTTGTATCCGAAAATCAAGTACGCCCAATACGCCTCCGCCGTCGCCGCAGCCCAGGCCCTCTTCACCATCCTCCTGGGCCCGGTGCTGGGAGGATTTCTCGACCTCATGCATCATGAGTACCGCTACATCTTCGCCGCCGGCGGGATCATCTCATTTGCTGCACTGGCAAGCGGCTATGTTGTCTACCGCGGATTCATGAGATTTGGCGGGCCTGGCGGTTACCAGGCTCCGGAATAG
- a CDS encoding HAD-IIA family hydrolase, which yields MNMAAALTHPSLAGFREKLRPVRHVALDMDGTIYKGGTLFPFTPPFLQLLRTLGIGYTFLTNNPSKSVADYLASLQKMGLTVQREELHTSAQATIDCLRARFPRIQRLFLLGTPSMIAEFEAAGFVSTRDSSDDEPDAVVVAFDTTLTFSRLGRACWWIRQGKTYLATNPDFVCPTDQPTVLVDCGSICAAIEKAAGRRPDVTLGKPDPDMLGGILARHGLKPHEVAMVGDRMYTDIRMAKQAGAAGVLVLSGEATAGDAARAEIKPDLVVPSLAELGELFATLD from the coding sequence ATGAACATGGCTGCCGCCCTCACGCATCCGTCCCTCGCCGGCTTCAGGGAAAAACTCCGCCCGGTTCGTCATGTCGCCCTGGATATGGATGGGACGATCTACAAGGGCGGTACGCTTTTCCCGTTCACGCCTCCATTTCTTCAGCTGCTGCGAACACTGGGGATCGGCTACACGTTTCTGACCAACAACCCATCGAAAAGTGTAGCGGACTACCTGGCCAGTCTGCAGAAGATGGGACTTACCGTCCAGCGAGAGGAGCTCCATACATCCGCACAGGCCACCATCGATTGCCTTCGAGCGCGATTTCCCCGGATTCAACGATTGTTCCTCCTCGGCACTCCGAGCATGATCGCTGAATTTGAAGCTGCCGGATTTGTCTCAACCCGGGATTCGTCCGATGATGAACCGGATGCGGTTGTCGTCGCTTTTGACACCACGCTCACCTTTTCCCGCCTCGGCCGCGCCTGCTGGTGGATTCGCCAGGGCAAGACCTATCTCGCGACGAACCCCGACTTCGTGTGCCCGACTGACCAGCCGACCGTCCTCGTTGACTGCGGTTCAATTTGTGCAGCCATTGAAAAGGCCGCCGGCCGCCGGCCCGATGTCACTCTGGGCAAGCCGGATCCTGACATGCTCGGCGGCATTTTGGCCAGACACGGCCTGAAGCCGCACGAAGTCGCGATGGTCGGCGATCGCATGTACACCGACATCCGCATGGCAAAGCAGGCCGGTGCCGCGGGAGTGCTGGTCCTCTCCGGCGAAGCGACTGCTGGGGATGCGGCCCGAGCCGAGATCAAGCCCGATCTCGTGGTGCCCTCTCTCGCGGAACTGGGCGAACTCTTCGCGACGCTTGACTGA
- a CDS encoding BON domain-containing protein: MKIHSICLAVSLTLLPLSLGLTGCAGTATSESTGEYIDNTAITARVKKAFASDELVRARDVKVESFRGTVQLSGFVDTAEQKERAESLAKAIPGVKAVENNIIVK, encoded by the coding sequence ATGAAAATTCATTCAATCTGTCTCGCCGTTTCGCTCACCCTGCTTCCCCTCTCGCTCGGACTCACCGGCTGCGCGGGCACGGCGACTTCCGAGAGCACCGGAGAGTACATCGACAACACGGCCATCACTGCGCGCGTAAAGAAGGCGTTCGCTTCGGATGAACTCGTCCGCGCACGCGACGTCAAGGTGGAGAGCTTCCGGGGTACGGTTCAGTTGAGCGGCTTCGTGGATACCGCGGAGCAGAAGGAGCGGGCCGAATCGCTTGCAAAGGCAATACCCGGTGTGAAGGCCGTGGAGAACAACATCATCGTCAAGTAG
- a CDS encoding sn-glycerol-1-phosphate dehydrogenase: MTSQATSSLPAPSIPPPRQSLAEALAAATETQALHIGTGAIAGTARIFSEQFPGRKALVVCDPNTHRVAGASVDSQLRLAGLAQAPACILDDPDLHAEIRFVERLEPVIRESNAIAVAVGSGTINDLVKLASHRVDRPYLCVSTAASMDGYTAFGASITHQGAKQTFSCPAPRAVVADLDVLRSAPADMTASGYADLQAKITAGADWLVANALRVEPIEPRAWAIVQGGLREALADPAGARRGDARAIEALTEGLMLGGFAMQWTRSSRPASGAEHQFSHLWDMEHHTHLGHAPSHGFKVGLATLAVASLYEELLRIPFEKLDVERCVSRWPAWTATEAEIRRLFTASDFLETAAQETRAKYISADQLRDQLITLARCWPSLSAQLRAQLLPYAELRRRLELVGAPTRPSELGLTSDRLRQTFHRAYYIRRRFTVLDLAIRTQSLERCLDTLFGPGGAWAC, translated from the coding sequence ATGACTTCACAAGCGACTTCGTCGCTGCCCGCTCCATCCATTCCACCGCCGCGACAGTCGCTGGCTGAGGCGCTCGCTGCCGCTACCGAAACACAGGCGCTTCATATCGGGACGGGTGCCATTGCTGGCACCGCCAGAATTTTCAGCGAACAATTTCCGGGGCGGAAGGCGCTGGTGGTCTGCGACCCCAACACCCATCGTGTCGCAGGTGCCTCAGTCGACAGTCAGCTTCGCCTTGCCGGACTTGCACAGGCTCCCGCCTGCATTCTCGACGATCCCGATCTCCACGCCGAAATCCGCTTTGTCGAAAGGCTGGAGCCGGTCATCAGGGAATCGAACGCCATCGCCGTCGCAGTTGGATCAGGAACCATCAACGATCTCGTCAAGCTCGCCTCCCACCGTGTCGACCGCCCCTACCTCTGCGTCAGCACAGCGGCATCGATGGACGGATACACCGCCTTCGGTGCGTCCATAACCCATCAGGGGGCAAAACAGACCTTCAGCTGCCCCGCACCGCGCGCCGTGGTCGCGGATCTCGATGTTCTCCGGAGTGCACCGGCGGACATGACCGCTTCAGGTTATGCGGACCTGCAGGCAAAGATTACCGCCGGAGCCGATTGGCTGGTTGCAAACGCGCTTCGCGTCGAGCCGATCGAACCGCGCGCATGGGCGATCGTGCAGGGCGGCCTGCGCGAGGCTCTGGCTGACCCCGCGGGAGCCCGCCGCGGCGATGCCCGCGCGATCGAAGCACTCACGGAGGGACTCATGCTTGGAGGCTTCGCGATGCAATGGACCCGGTCGAGCCGTCCAGCCTCGGGAGCGGAGCATCAATTCAGTCACCTCTGGGACATGGAGCACCATACGCACCTGGGCCATGCGCCATCCCACGGCTTCAAGGTGGGGCTGGCCACGCTCGCGGTTGCATCCCTCTATGAGGAGCTTCTCAGGATTCCGTTTGAAAAACTGGATGTTGAACGCTGCGTTTCACGCTGGCCGGCGTGGACGGCGACAGAGGCCGAAATCCGCCGCCTCTTCACAGCCAGCGATTTTCTCGAAACCGCCGCGCAGGAGACCCGCGCCAAGTACATATCCGCCGATCAGCTGCGGGATCAGTTGATCACACTTGCGCGCTGCTGGCCCTCCCTCAGCGCCCAACTTCGCGCCCAGTTGCTTCCCTATGCTGAGCTTCGGAGGCGCCTGGAACTTGTCGGAGCCCCCACCCGCCCGTCGGAACTGGGCCTCACCAGTGATCGGCTTCGACAGACTTTCCATCGAGCCTACTACATCCGCCGGCGCTTCACGGTTCTGGATCTGGCCATTCGCACGCAGTCGCTGGAGCGCTGCCTCGACACGCTTTTCGGCCCAGGCGGAGCGTGGGCATGCTGA
- a CDS encoding glycerol-3-phosphate dehydrogenase/oxidase has protein sequence MTPTPSRTETLDQLARAEFDVLVIGGGIVGSGIARDAAQRGLRTALVDRHDFAFGTSSRSTRLLHGGLRYLEQGRVGLVREASLEKQILRDIAPHLGDPLGFVFPAFRPGGRPLWQLRIGVKLYDLLCSFRNFGASQGYTVSETRRMLPGLRNDGLRGSVRYFDALTNDARLVLDTLRSATAAGARVSNYAQFLSTRRVGRQWVTQIRDEIKGREFELRARTIVNATGPWAQGLAHSAVKLRLSKGIHIVVDRSRLPVNDAVVITEGRRILFVIPWGERLIIGTTDTDFHGSPESVATDANDIAYVLKAVNRAFPTLRLQESEVVSTWAGLRPLIANPDGSPSDISRAHQIRSPEPAWWDVAGGKLTTYRLMAEQTVDQLVSFLGLPASPCRSAREPLLPPDETRYSGILPSEFTAQAVSHFIENEWAVSLTDVMVRRSGWHYYHADAAERAQQAAGWMAAIAGWSCERTAGELAAYLPLIHDRNRRQTSSPT, from the coding sequence ATGACACCCACTCCATCACGGACAGAAACACTGGATCAGCTGGCACGGGCGGAATTCGACGTCCTTGTCATCGGCGGAGGCATTGTTGGCAGCGGGATCGCCCGCGATGCAGCCCAGCGCGGCCTGCGCACCGCCTTGGTCGACCGGCACGATTTTGCCTTCGGCACCAGTTCCCGGTCAACCCGGCTGCTCCATGGAGGATTGCGCTACCTTGAGCAGGGCCGCGTGGGGCTTGTTCGTGAGGCAAGCCTTGAGAAACAAATCCTGCGCGACATCGCACCACATCTTGGTGATCCGCTCGGCTTCGTCTTCCCCGCCTTCCGTCCCGGCGGGCGGCCGCTCTGGCAGTTGCGCATCGGCGTGAAACTCTACGATTTGCTCTGCAGCTTCAGGAATTTCGGGGCATCACAGGGATACACGGTTTCAGAGACGCGACGCATGCTTCCCGGGCTGCGCAACGACGGCCTGCGAGGCTCCGTCCGCTACTTCGACGCCCTCACCAATGACGCACGCCTGGTCCTTGACACACTCCGATCAGCCACGGCGGCGGGTGCTCGCGTTTCCAACTACGCTCAATTCCTTTCAACACGGCGCGTCGGTAGGCAATGGGTGACGCAGATCCGCGACGAGATCAAAGGCCGGGAATTCGAGCTTCGGGCCCGGACGATCGTCAATGCGACCGGCCCCTGGGCCCAGGGGCTTGCCCACAGTGCGGTGAAGCTTCGCCTGAGCAAGGGCATTCACATCGTTGTGGATCGCAGCCGCCTGCCAGTGAATGACGCCGTCGTCATCACCGAAGGCAGGCGCATTCTCTTTGTCATCCCCTGGGGTGAACGGCTGATCATCGGCACGACCGACACCGATTTTCACGGAAGCCCCGAGTCGGTGGCAACGGATGCGAACGACATCGCCTACGTGCTCAAGGCCGTCAACCGGGCGTTTCCGACGCTGCGTCTGCAGGAAAGCGAAGTCGTCAGCACCTGGGCCGGCCTGCGCCCCCTCATCGCAAATCCCGACGGATCCCCGTCGGACATCTCGCGCGCCCACCAGATTCGAAGTCCGGAGCCCGCCTGGTGGGACGTTGCAGGCGGAAAACTCACAACCTATCGCCTCATGGCCGAGCAGACGGTGGACCAGCTCGTGAGTTTTCTCGGGCTGCCGGCCTCTCCGTGCCGTTCAGCACGGGAACCCCTGCTGCCTCCGGATGAGACACGGTACAGCGGCATCCTGCCGTCGGAATTCACCGCCCAGGCAGTCAGCCACTTCATTGAAAACGAATGGGCGGTCTCTCTCACGGACGTGATGGTTCGCCGAAGCGGCTGGCACTACTATCATGCCGACGCCGCGGAACGCGCCCAGCAGGCCGCCGGCTGGATGGCGGCGATTGCAGGCTGGTCCTGCGAACGCACTGCCGGGGAACTTGCCGCCTACCTGCCTCTCATTCACGATCGAAACAGAAGGCAGACATCATCCCCGACTTGA
- a CDS encoding response regulator transcription factor, translating to MRTLEFPTPPAAPLATSPTAGKFRLFLVDGHPITRQGVRMLVERESDLVVCGEAGSAAGAMDLIPKAAPDLAIIEIALKTTSGLELMKNIKAVLPELPVLIMSIHDESLYAERALRAGAKGYIMKREASEKILVAIRRVLSGELYLSERMKERMLHRLVKSPHEDVVFTIDTLSDREMEVFQLIGNGFSTRQVAAKLNLSVKTIDSYREHLKLKLRLEKGADLVRYAIQWARSEDVV from the coding sequence ATGAGGACCCTTGAATTTCCGACTCCTCCCGCTGCACCGCTTGCAACCAGCCCCACGGCTGGAAAGTTTCGTCTGTTCCTGGTCGATGGCCATCCCATTACGCGCCAGGGCGTGCGCATGCTGGTGGAGCGCGAAAGCGACCTTGTCGTGTGCGGGGAGGCAGGCAGCGCGGCGGGTGCGATGGATCTCATTCCCAAGGCCGCGCCGGATCTCGCCATCATTGAAATCGCGCTGAAAACTACGAGCGGCCTTGAGCTCATGAAGAACATCAAGGCCGTGCTGCCCGAACTGCCGGTGCTCATCATGTCGATCCATGATGAGTCCCTCTATGCCGAGCGCGCGCTGCGCGCCGGGGCGAAGGGCTACATCATGAAACGCGAGGCCAGCGAGAAGATACTCGTCGCGATTCGCCGCGTGCTCTCCGGCGAGCTTTACCTCAGCGAAAGAATGAAGGAGAGGATGCTCCATCGTCTTGTGAAGAGCCCGCACGAGGATGTGGTTTTCACCATCGATACGCTCAGTGATCGCGAGATGGAGGTCTTTCAACTCATCGGAAATGGATTCAGCACGCGGCAGGTTGCCGCGAAGCTCAATTTGAGCGTCAAGACGATCGATTCCTATCGTGAGCACCTGAAGCTGAAGCTGCGGCTGGAAAAGGGTGCGGACCTGGTTCGCTACGCGATTCAATGGGCGCGCAGCGAAGATGTCGTCTGA
- a CDS encoding transcriptional regulator, producing MSNTYSDDRLRLAARLYYIDGLGQNEVAKFVKVSQAKVSRLLALARERGIVRITVADYDPRHADLEARIRSRFHLGTVIVIKALEGLNASDLRRAVGHFASATLDSLIKPGDVVAIAGGRTIYELVHHLPEPRNKAITVVQAMGSVDSTVSAFDAQEVGRVVAQRLGGSFLALNVPAYIPEKRTRDALLKLPQVRAVHDHLDRAQVAVVGLGTLENSVFVERGALTPANIRELRNAGAIGEMCGRFLDSEGRECDTAWRDQVMSAEFGQIRRIPLTIGVVSGSDRSPAIAAAIRAQLLKALIIDESGALALLDQPSVPSARKERTRRK from the coding sequence ATGTCGAACACCTATTCAGACGACCGCCTCCGTCTAGCGGCGCGGCTCTATTACATCGACGGCCTGGGCCAGAACGAGGTCGCGAAATTCGTCAAGGTATCCCAGGCCAAGGTATCCCGCCTGCTTGCCCTCGCCCGCGAACGCGGCATCGTCCGCATCACCGTCGCGGACTACGACCCCCGCCATGCCGATCTCGAGGCGCGCATCCGTTCGCGCTTCCACCTCGGCACGGTGATCGTCATCAAGGCGCTTGAGGGCCTCAACGCGTCGGATCTTCGCCGGGCGGTGGGCCACTTTGCCTCCGCCACGCTCGACTCCCTCATCAAACCGGGGGATGTCGTCGCGATCGCGGGCGGCCGCACCATCTACGAACTCGTGCACCACCTCCCGGAGCCGCGCAACAAGGCGATCACGGTTGTCCAGGCGATGGGCAGCGTCGATTCCACCGTGAGCGCATTTGACGCCCAGGAGGTGGGCAGGGTTGTGGCCCAGCGCCTCGGCGGCAGCTTCCTCGCCCTGAATGTCCCCGCGTACATCCCGGAAAAGCGCACGCGCGACGCTCTGCTGAAGCTTCCGCAGGTCCGGGCGGTGCACGACCATCTCGACCGTGCACAAGTTGCCGTTGTCGGTCTCGGCACCTTGGAAAACTCGGTTTTTGTCGAGCGCGGGGCGCTCACCCCAGCCAACATAAGGGAACTGCGCAACGCCGGCGCAATCGGCGAGATGTGCGGACGTTTCCTCGACAGCGAGGGACGGGAGTGCGACACCGCGTGGCGGGACCAGGTCATGAGCGCGGAGTTCGGCCAGATTCGCAGGATCCCCCTCACGATCGGGGTCGTTTCCGGGAGTGATCGATCCCCTGCAATAGCTGCTGCGATCCGCGCCCAGCTGCTCAAGGCGCTCATCATCGATGAATCGGGTGCGCTCGCCCTGCTTGACCAGCCCTCAGTTCCTTCCGCTCGAAAGGAAAGAACGCGAAGGAAATAG
- a CDS encoding ABC transporter permease, with amino-acid sequence MVKLPRIALPLGLSRRTWPPEVFAILTLLTLCVILSVASDRFLDWENFRNIGRQVSINAILATGMTFVIISGGIDLSVGSVMALSMTVAAASMLAGAPVPVAALAALLTGTLFGVINGFLIARAHLPAIIVTLATMEIPRGLALLSTGGYPQTGLPESFSSLGRGSIAGLQIPTLVMLAVMTCGSLLLRRHVAGRYFYAIGGNATAARFSGVPVARYQILAYTLSGLTAAIAGLVLSSRLMSGQPNAGVGYELDAIAAVVLGGAAITGGSGSVLGTFIGALILGVINNGLNLMDVSPYLQKVLKGMILLGAIPLGISRRNRS; translated from the coding sequence CTGGTGAAGCTGCCTCGCATCGCACTTCCCCTGGGGCTCTCACGGAGAACCTGGCCGCCGGAGGTTTTCGCGATCCTGACGCTGCTCACCCTCTGCGTCATACTGTCGGTGGCATCTGATCGATTCCTCGATTGGGAAAATTTCCGCAACATTGGGCGCCAGGTCTCGATCAATGCGATCCTGGCCACGGGCATGACCTTTGTCATCATTTCAGGGGGAATCGACCTCTCCGTGGGCTCGGTGATGGCGTTGTCAATGACAGTCGCCGCCGCGTCCATGCTCGCGGGCGCTCCCGTTCCCGTCGCGGCGCTCGCGGCACTCCTCACCGGCACCCTCTTTGGCGTCATCAACGGCTTCCTGATCGCCCGCGCACACCTTCCGGCGATCATTGTGACGCTTGCGACCATGGAGATTCCCCGCGGTCTCGCCCTGCTTTCAACAGGTGGATATCCTCAAACCGGCCTGCCCGAATCATTCAGTTCGCTGGGGCGCGGCTCAATTGCGGGATTGCAGATCCCCACACTCGTCATGCTGGCCGTGATGACCTGCGGATCCCTGCTGCTCCGGCGTCATGTGGCTGGTCGCTACTTCTACGCGATCGGAGGCAATGCGACGGCCGCCAGGTTCTCCGGTGTCCCCGTGGCCCGCTACCAGATTCTCGCCTATACATTGAGCGGTCTGACCGCCGCCATCGCGGGCCTGGTATTGAGCTCCCGGTTGATGTCGGGGCAGCCCAACGCCGGCGTCGGCTACGAACTGGATGCAATTGCAGCCGTTGTGCTCGGGGGGGCCGCCATCACGGGAGGCAGCGGTTCGGTGCTCGGCACATTCATCGGCGCGTTGATTCTCGGGGTCATCAACAACGGTCTCAATCTCATGGATGTTTCGCCGTACCTCCAGAAGGTGCTGAAAGGAATGATCCTTCTCGGTGCCATTCCCCTCGGCATCAGCCGACGGAACCGTTCCTGA
- a CDS encoding MFS transporter — protein MSTIETSLSSEDQARFRYWQRRTLIATMVGYAAYYFVRKNLSLAMPAMQQDLGITKSDLGLFLTLHGLLYGVSKFANGFLGDRANARTFMITGLLLSALANVVFGFSSAVLVLGITWMANGWVQGMGFPPCARLMTHWYHPNELATRMSVWNTSHSIGGALVVIFCGYVVAYGWRWAFFAPAAVAGIACIFLWFALRDTPRSVGLPEIQVSDSQGRKSGGEAPEDFKRFVRRQVFANPFIWIVAIANFFVYTFRYGVLDWGPTLLTESKGVSLSHAGWMVAAFEIAGILGMLATGWITDRIFGGRGARTCVFCMALAGCFLLAFWKLPSQSPLVAAGLLGGAGFFIYGPQALVGIIAANLATKHAAGTAVGFTGLFGYLSTILSGLGLGYISQHHGWNVAIGALVATAAIGTLLFLLAWPARAHGYGQSH, from the coding sequence ATGTCCACCATCGAAACTTCTCTCTCCAGCGAAGACCAGGCCCGGTTTCGCTACTGGCAGCGTCGCACGCTCATCGCCACCATGGTTGGTTACGCGGCCTACTATTTCGTGCGCAAGAACCTCAGTCTGGCGATGCCCGCCATGCAGCAGGATCTCGGCATCACCAAGTCCGACCTCGGCCTGTTCCTGACACTGCACGGACTCCTCTACGGCGTTTCCAAGTTTGCAAATGGCTTCCTCGGTGACCGTGCCAATGCGCGCACCTTCATGATCACCGGGCTCCTGCTCTCGGCCCTGGCCAATGTGGTGTTCGGCTTCAGTTCAGCCGTGCTGGTACTGGGAATCACCTGGATGGCGAACGGCTGGGTGCAGGGCATGGGTTTTCCACCCTGCGCGCGCCTGATGACGCACTGGTATCATCCCAACGAGCTCGCCACACGGATGTCAGTGTGGAACACCTCCCACTCCATCGGAGGCGCTCTGGTCGTGATCTTCTGCGGATATGTTGTCGCCTATGGATGGCGCTGGGCCTTCTTTGCACCGGCCGCGGTCGCGGGCATCGCCTGCATTTTCCTCTGGTTCGCGCTTCGTGACACACCCCGCTCGGTTGGACTTCCTGAGATCCAGGTCAGTGACTCCCAGGGACGAAAATCCGGCGGGGAGGCACCGGAGGATTTCAAGCGCTTCGTGCGGCGGCAGGTTTTCGCGAATCCGTTCATCTGGATTGTCGCGATCGCCAATTTCTTCGTGTACACCTTTCGGTACGGCGTGCTCGACTGGGGGCCAACCCTGCTGACTGAATCCAAGGGCGTCTCGCTCAGCCATGCGGGCTGGATGGTGGCGGCCTTTGAAATCGCCGGAATTCTTGGAATGCTCGCGACCGGTTGGATCACCGACCGCATTTTCGGAGGGCGTGGCGCGCGCACCTGCGTTTTCTGCATGGCTCTGGCCGGATGCTTCCTGCTTGCCTTCTGGAAACTCCCCTCGCAGTCGCCATTGGTGGCCGCGGGCCTGCTGGGAGGAGCGGGATTCTTCATCTACGGTCCGCAGGCGCTCGTTGGCATCATTGCCGCAAATCTCGCAACCAAGCACGCCGCCGGCACCGCAGTCGGATTCACCGGCCTTTTCGGCTATCTCAGCACCATCCTGTCCGGATTGGGACTCGGGTACATCTCGCAGCACCATGGATGGAACGTCGCAATCGGAGCCTTGGTTGCTACTGCGGCGATCGGTACCCTCCTGTTTCTCCTTGCCTGGCCCGCGCGTGCCCACGGGTACGGCCAGTCACACTGA
- a CDS encoding substrate-binding domain-containing protein codes for MHPRHSHPPSLPTFLILVLLVLVAGCKPSGPESASPAQKPLRIGISFQELNNPYFVAMREAFEAAGHSLGAELFVTDARHDVTKQIADVEDLVQKGIDILLLNPTDSAGIEAAVRTAKQKGVTVIALDAQASGPIDSFVGSRNYDAGRLAGEELARILGGQGDVAILDGIAVVPILERVRGFKDAIARHPGIRIVATQNGRQERTAALAATENMLQAQPSLRGLFSVNDGGAVGAAAAIQSSRRDVALVSVDGLAEVVDAILTDSPFKATVAQFPRDQVRIALGLALAARWGAKLPREVPIDVKLLTRDNAKGFSW; via the coding sequence ATGCACCCTCGGCACTCCCACCCTCCCTCGCTCCCGACCTTCCTCATCCTGGTTCTGCTTGTGCTTGTCGCAGGCTGCAAACCCAGCGGGCCCGAGTCCGCCTCGCCGGCGCAGAAGCCCCTTCGCATCGGCATTTCCTTTCAGGAGTTGAACAATCCCTATTTTGTGGCGATGCGTGAAGCCTTTGAGGCGGCCGGCCACTCGCTTGGCGCCGAACTCTTCGTTACTGATGCGCGTCACGACGTAACCAAGCAGATCGCGGACGTCGAGGACCTGGTCCAGAAGGGAATCGACATCCTTCTTCTCAATCCGACGGATTCTGCAGGAATAGAAGCCGCCGTGCGGACAGCCAAGCAGAAGGGCGTCACTGTGATCGCGCTTGATGCACAGGCCAGCGGGCCCATCGACTCATTTGTCGGCTCTCGAAACTACGACGCCGGCCGGCTTGCGGGAGAGGAACTCGCGCGAATCCTCGGCGGCCAGGGCGATGTCGCGATACTGGACGGAATCGCCGTCGTCCCCATTCTCGAGCGCGTGCGCGGATTCAAGGACGCCATCGCCCGGCACCCGGGCATCCGGATCGTTGCGACTCAGAACGGACGCCAGGAGCGAACCGCGGCGCTCGCCGCCACGGAAAACATGCTGCAGGCCCAGCCCAGCCTGCGCGGACTTTTCAGCGTCAACGACGGCGGAGCGGTCGGAGCCGCCGCCGCCATCCAGTCAAGCCGGCGCGACGTCGCGCTCGTCAGCGTCGACGGCCTCGCCGAGGTGGTCGACGCGATCCTCACCGACAGCCCGTTCAAGGCAACTGTCGCCCAGTTCCCCCGCGACCAGGTCCGCATTGCCCTGGGTCTTGCGCTGGCCGCCCGGTGGGGAGCGAAGCTTCCCCGGGAGGTCCCCATTGATGTCAAGCTGCTCACGCGAGACAACGCCAAGGGCTTCTCCTGGTGA